The Arachis hypogaea cultivar Tifrunner chromosome 16, arahy.Tifrunner.gnm2.J5K5, whole genome shotgun sequence genome contains a region encoding:
- the LOC112758707 gene encoding protein LIGHT-DEPENDENT SHORT HYPOCOTYLS 4: MDSIQEFMDTCHSAGNTFTTITNNNNNTTTVAGTSGSSSSSPAASTTSSSRYENQKRRDWNTFGQYLKNHRPPLSLSRCSGAHVLEFLRYLDQFGKTKVHTPICPFYGHPNPPAPCPCPLRQAWGSLDALIGRLRAAFEENGGKPEANPFGARAVRLYLREVRDLQSKARGISYEKKKRKRPPPQQQPQQQPNIGVGVGVVLPLHHHMPPPPGARTTHHQ, encoded by the exons ATGGATTCAATTCAAGAATTTATGGACACATGTCACTCTGCTGGAAACACCTTCACCACCattaccaacaacaacaacaacaccacCACCGTGGCTGGAACAAGTGGTAGCTCATCGTCATCGCCGGCGGCTTCAACGACGAGCAGCAGCCGCTACGAGAACCAGAAGCGCCGTGACTGGAACACTTTCGGACAGTACCTGAAGAATCACCGTCCTCCTTTGTCCCTCTCTAGGTGCAGCGGTGCACATGTTCTTGAATTTCTCCG GTACCTGGACCAATTTGGGAAGACGAAGGTGCACACGCCGATCTGTCCATTCTACGGCCACCCGAACCCGCCGGCGCCGTGTCCGTGCCCTCTGAGGCAAGCCTGGGGTAGCCTGGACGCCCTCATCGGCCGGCTCCGTGCGGCTTTCGAAGAGAACGGAGGGAAGCCTGAGGCGAATCCCTTCGGAGCACGCGCCGTGAGGCTCTACCTCCGCGAGGTTCGTGATCTGCAGTCCAAAGCAAGAGGTATCAGCTATGAGAAGAAGAAACGCAAGCGTCCACCGccacaacaacaaccacaacaacaaccCAATATCGGCGTCGGAGTCGGAGTAGTACTACCTCTTCATCATCACATGCCACCACCTCCAGGTGCAAGAACAACTCATCATCAataa